A window from Culex pipiens pallens isolate TS chromosome 3, TS_CPP_V2, whole genome shotgun sequence encodes these proteins:
- the LOC120414624 gene encoding uncharacterized protein LOC120414624, with translation MLWLIWCVLLCRVELGASLSSVIANETALDLENEVFGLQDGVSSRQARYFPFYTIGRIANIPCTASNGLAGTCLIRGECAESGGLFGGNCSTFTNQATCCIFSKTCGGSTNLNSTYFTNRGYPGGFNDGGSCSFTISPCSSAVCQLRIDFRTLTLAQPNADGECLTDVMTVTGGSSEVPPICGENSGQHVYVNFDELNPITIKIATSGGTSFSRLWNLQLQQINCDSRLRAPDGCLQYHLGTTGIISSFNYGTAANAAVSTTGLVGTRQLANHRYGICIRSGPDKCTITYSVPSNGGRYAFTVSGDASVLDPLLIGDPLLLMNGEMCTEMDYVIIPAPSITLPNIVGFIPPFDVNFPQDRFCGLGWWPVTSTVKPFVFYVVWNENDLPDAANRGFRLEYTQNDCSVAG, from the exons ATGCTGTGGCTGATCTGGTGTGTCTTGCTCTGCAGGGTCGAGTTGGGAGCCTCGCTGAGCAGTGTTATAGCGAATGAAACGGCGCTGGATTTGGAGAATGAGGTGTTTGGGTTGCAGGACGGAGTTAGTTCCAGACAGGCGAGAT ATTTCCCGTTCTACACGATCGGTCGAATCGCCAACATCCCGTGCACGGCGTCCAACGGGTTGGCGGGGACCTGTCTGATTCGAGGCGAATGTGCTGAAAGTGGAGGATTGTTCGGTGGAAATTGTAGCACTTTCACAAACCAAGCGACGTGCTGTATTT TCAGTAAGACCTGCGGAGGATCAACGAATCTGAACAGTACGTACTTTACGAACCGAGGCTACCCGGGAGGATTCAACGACGGAGGAAGTTGCTCGTTCACGATCTCTCCCTGCAGCAGTGCGGTTTGTCAGCTGAGGATCGACTTTCGTACGCTAACGTTGGCTCAACCCAACGCCGACGGGGAATGTTTGACGGACGTGATGACCGTTACGGGAGGTAGCTCCGAGGTGCCCCCGATCTGCGGGGAGAACTCCGGACAGCACGTGTACGTCAACTTTGACGAGCTGAACCCGATTACGATAAAGATTGCCACCTCGGGTGGGACTTCGTTCAGTCGACTGTGGAATCTGCAGCTGCAGCAAATCAACTGTGACTCGAGACTTCGTGCTCCGGACGGATGTCTGCAGTATCACCTGGGAACAACGGGTATCATAAGCAGCTTCAACTACGGAACCGCGGCCAACGCGGCGGTGTCCACAACCGGATTGGTTGGAACCAGACAGCTTGCCAATCATCGCTACGGAATATGCATCCGGTCGGGACCCGACAAGTGTACCATTACTTACAGTGTG CCTTCCAACGGGGGCCGTTACGCGTTCACGGTTTCGGGCGATGCATCCGTGCTAGATCCGCTGCTCATCGGGGATCCGCTGCTTCTCATGAACGGGGAGATGTGCACCGAAATGGACTACGTAATCATTCCGGCACCCAGCATAACCCTTCCGAACATCGTCGGCTTCATACCACCCTTTGATGTCAACTTCCCACAGGATCGGTTCTGCGGGTTGGGATGGTGGCCTGTCACAA GTACCGTCAAGCCGTTTGTGTTCTACGTAGTCTGGAACGAGAACGATCTGCCCGATGCGGCCAACAGAGGATTCCGGTTGGAGTACACGCAGAATGATTGTTCCGTGGCAGGATAA